Part of the Sorghum bicolor cultivar BTx623 chromosome 1, Sorghum_bicolor_NCBIv3, whole genome shotgun sequence genome, cttgtgctTCCCCGATTGGTTTTGCCCCCAAACAAGCAGCTAGCTCATTCTTGAGACTGAGCAACATGATGGCTGACGTATCATACTTTGATTGCAGTTCTTGAAAAGAACAAAGGTCCAAGCTGATCTGATTCAGCTCTTTGTCGGATTGCCTGAGATCCTTTTCCCACGAAAGGCAATCCTCATCACGTGCCATCAACGTGTTCTTCTTGCGTTCTTCAGCATCCTGGCATGTGGCATTAGCCAAATCAAACACTTCCTTTAGTCTTTGGAGCTCTATGGTGAGCTCCTCTACTTCTTTCTCTGCATCTTTGGACATTGTAAAGGCTGTCTGAGCTTTGTTAATGGAAATATCTGTTTCGATCAACAAAGAATCATAATCCTTCTGCACTTTTCTCAACTCATCTTTCACTGACATAACTTTGGCAATCAATGGTTTGTGTCGTTCTTGAATATTATTCAACTTCTCTCCAACCACAGCACTATCATTACAGGCAACCCCCTCCATCGCTTGTAAAATAAATTGAACTAACTCCAAGTCCTCCATGACATCCACCTCTTCAGCTTGTTCCCTCTCTAGGACATGTTTCATCTCGTTGACAAGCTTCTTTGTTCTCTCAAGCTCATTTAATACTGATAACTTTGAAGCCTCTGCAACTTCTGCTTGATGTTTACATTCTGAAATTTCGTTCTTCAGCTTATCAAGCTCAATATGGTCACTCTCCTGCTTATAGAAACAAACGAGAGTATGTCACAGAGTTATAACAGTTACAGTACATATGAAAAAAATATAAGGAAGGGAAATCAATTCACAGTTACCAGTTCTGTCTGTGTCCTGTGAGTTTTCCAGTTGATGCTGCCACCAAACTTTGATGCAGCAACCTTTACTGATTCAATAGGAGACGTAGTATCAACAATGGTTTTATCCATTCTTAAGTGCTTGCTGGTGTTTGATCTGCTCACAGGTGCATGCACCTTTTGCTGTGTATCTCCTAGGCTCATTTGGCGCTTATGAAATCTGTGGACGACCAGTGGCTTATCTTCTTTCACCCTTTCCAGGATGGCAGGTGGTGTTTCACAAGTAACTTTACCAAAATCAATACAAGAAGCCTCATCCTGGACCCCTTCAATTAACCTAAGCGTGGAGTATGAAGCTGCACAGACATTTACTTCTGAAGCATCCATTGTGATAGAGTCATCTTGGGCTTCCCTCGATTCATAAGCTCTGCTAGAGGAAGTTAGAAAGCCTTCAGGAACTTCATTGGTTGATGTCAATTCACCACCGTCTGCTTTTGGTGAAAGGGCAACATAATCACCACAAGGAACATTTTGTTCAACTGACACTTCTTGCAAATTGCCTTTCTTGTCAGTCAATATGAGGCTTATAGGACATTCTTGCTGCTTTGATGCCTCAAACATGCAAATGGCTGTGTTTGAATCATCTTGGGCTTCCATAGGTTCATTAGCTTTGCTAGAAGATGGAATACCATCATGAACTTCAATGGAGCATGGCAATTCACTGCTGTCCACTTTTGGTGAAAGGTCGGAAACACCGGTAGGAATCTTCTGCTCAACTGAAATTTCTTGCAAATTGCTTTTGTTCTCCAATACAAGGCCCAGAGGATGTTCTTGCTGCAGTGATGCCACAAAATTGTCacttactgtcttctgaaggtTATTACTATCGTCTTCATCAGTACCTTCAATTAGATTAGGCCCTACTGAACTTTGCAAAGATTTTGTTGAAGAGACAATGTGAGATGAATCAGCCCCTTCGATCTTCTTGTCTGCCATCCTTTCAAGCCGCAGCTCAACAAACTTGTTACTAACTGAACTACTGAAGAAGAAACATTGAAGATAAGCATCAGGATGGGCAACAAAACAGTCAAAGCCTAGACTTGTGTCACAATTGATTTTACAAAAGAAACAATAGATATGTGCACAACAAGAAGCTTGTATTTCATCATTGTGAATCTAAaacattaatttatttttttgaagGTAGTAAAATGTTAATTTATTGATCAAATTGATGCAGATAATGGATCACAGTACTGTATTACTGAATAATTATCCATTTATCCTTCATCTATGAAGGCTCTCAAACAGGAACATTCAGGAATGATCAGAATTAAGCACTAGACTAGATAAAATTTTGTCCATCATGCATAATCATCATTATAAGCCACAAACCATTGACCTGATTATTTGTCAGGTTATAACTTTTTCTAGCTAACTATCATGGCTCAACAGTGAGTATATGATTATTCGAAACATATGAATACCCCCATGGTATTTCTTTTGCCATGAAATCTAAGCAAACCCAATGCAAAACACAAGAACCAAAAGACCATCACAAAAGAACTTGTGAAACAAATAATCAGAACAGTCAAAAGAAAGCGAAGGAAATAAAAAACAACACAtgaaaataaaaggaaagtATACGAAAGACTACATGAATCagaaaataaatcaaattataaAGACAAAAATACAATCTGGAACTTACTCAAGACACTTGAATGTGTATGCTTTTATCCCAGGAGAATATTAGAGCTAGAACAGGGGATTTTGGCAATGTATGCATGCTGTTTCAGGAGAAGAGGCAGGGTAGAGATTTGAAGCGGTGATCAGCAATTTGGGAGGGGGAATACAAATATAATAATAACAGGAGAAGACTTGGACTCATTCCCTAATCTAGTAATCTAATATTATTTTGATTTTTTCTGTACTTTATTCTTTATACTTGGTTATTTATGTTGGTGCCATGGCACGAGCTGGATGGCTTAAGGAAATTGTGTGCTACCATGAAGCAGAGACAGCTGGAGGACCAGCCCAGGATATACAAATGTTACAGAGGATGGTCATGGCGTCAATATGGGGATAGAGGAAACTGGAGGCCTTGGAAATCTGCATACATGATTCTTCCATTGTGCTGCTGTTTCTTGAACCGATACTCTTCTAGCTGCTGCAATTCTTAGAGCAGTAGTAATTTGTATAACTTAAGTCTTCAGTACAATGTAAAGTTTTATTACATTATCATAACATAGGAGATTCAGGGATACATGTACATCTAAACATTCAAGGAAAAGGAAAGCGTTTCAGAATatgcatttgatttttttttaaaaaaaaaacagaagttTAGAACATAGGTTATGAGAAGGTTTCTCTTGCCTGTAGCGTTGCTAAAGGAGCAGAAGGTCAAAATCGTATCGCAAAATTTATCTTCCATTAAATCTGATGATCTGATATGAATTATGCATACTCTGAATGAATAACTCGTTAAGATGTGttgcaaaataaaaattacTTGATGTCGTAGATTTTGTAATATATAAGCAAagataataacaataataattgTATTCTAAAAATAAGCCTATACCTTATGAGCCTTGAGAGAGAATTATCATAACATTTGTTTTTTGCAAAGGTGCAGTTGGAGATGTAATATTCAAATTGATAATACACAGGTTAACAGTATATATAGGAGGGAAAGATAGTGGCGAGCACTTGTTAAGAAATTACAATTAAATACAACATTTTATCTATGTGTAGAatctcagttttttttttcaaaagggaTTTGGATTTGATGAAACAATGACAATTAGTTGTTCCAATGGTTGCAGATGAGCAGAACAAAACGATCCTCTTATACATCTAGGAGATCAAGAACCCCAAAAAGACAAGTCTCAGTCTACATCAACTATAATGGATGATGAGATGAACAAAACATTAAATAACAAGTCCAGACAATCAGCACAATCTGCAAGGCATCTTGAAGTTCAGAGGGCGCAATAAAATATCAAGATATCAGCTATCGACTGGATGGGGAGTAGGG contains:
- the LOC8057659 gene encoding protein WEAK CHLOROPLAST MOVEMENT UNDER BLUE LIGHT 1 isoform X1, coding for MQRVRCCRSPTSPISNHKCRACSSSVSNKFVELRLERMADKKIEGADSSHIVSSTKSLQSSVGPNLIEGTDEDDSNNLQKTVSDNFVASLQQEHPLGLVLENKSNLQEISVEQKIPTGVSDLSPKVDSSELPCSIEVHDGIPSSSKANEPMEAQDDSNTAICMFEASKQQECPISLILTDKKGNLQEVSVEQNVPCGDYVALSPKADGGELTSTNEVPEGFLTSSSRAYESREAQDDSITMDASEVNVCAASYSTLRLIEGVQDEASCIDFGKVTCETPPAILERVKEDKPLVVHRFHKRQMSLGDTQQKVHAPVSRSNTSKHLRMDKTIVDTTSPIESVKVAASKFGGSINWKTHRTQTELQESDHIELDKLKNEISECKHQAEVAEASKLSVLNELERTKKLVNEMKHVLEREQAEEVDVMEDLELVQFILQAMEGVACNDSAVVGEKLNNIQERHKPLIAKVMSVKDELRKVQKDYDSLLIETDISINKAQTAFTMSKDAEKEVEELTIELQRLKEVFDLANATCQDAEERKKNTLMARDEDCLSWEKDLRQSDKELNQISLDLCSFQELQSKYDTSAIMLLSLKNELAACLGAKPIGEAQEQESGTHKPMQEEVIIMLKNDLEEHRKSIAKVTDELCVLKATAELLKSQLNEEKAALAATQQVEAMASTTIQSLKMDIKLSQQELEAVHVKSKECRDRMDKVLQDASQEVDEAKIIATKAREELRKTKEEVEQAKAALSTMEFKLEAVLRDIQAAKESERLALNTLRTLEDSKVSVNVKQGSSQMITLDLDDYTSLIKKSRQAEEPVHEKTAAAIAQVEVAKESESRTLSRLDEIFKALEEQMQALAAAAEQAGRATEGKVAMEQELRKWREENGKRRHKASEAPKPEARASSSAAVAEIVGGETTCTGKEDSCPAASVHPVWDASRRSSPNDVALQAKTKKAKKLAFFPRVNMFLGCWSGRASELRSLSFRM
- the LOC8057659 gene encoding protein WEAK CHLOROPLAST MOVEMENT UNDER BLUE LIGHT 1 isoform X2: MQRVRCCRSPTSPISNHKCRACSSSVSNKFVELRLERMADKKIEGADSSHIVSSTKSLQSSVGPNLIEGTDEDDSNNLQKTVSDNFVASLQQEHPLGLVLENKSNLQEISVEQKIPTGVSDLSPKVDSSELPCSIEVHDGIPSSSKANEPMEAQDDSNTAICMFEASKQQECPISLILTDKKGNLQEVSVEQNVPCGDYVALSPKADGGELTSTNEVPEGFLTSSSRAYESREAQDDSITMDASEVNVCAASYSTLRLIEGVQDEASCIDFGKVTCETPPAILERVKEDKPLVVHRFHKRQMSLGDTQQKVHAPVSRSNTSKHLRMDKTIVDTTSPIESVKVAASKFGGSINWKTHRTQTELESDHIELDKLKNEISECKHQAEVAEASKLSVLNELERTKKLVNEMKHVLEREQAEEVDVMEDLELVQFILQAMEGVACNDSAVVGEKLNNIQERHKPLIAKVMSVKDELRKVQKDYDSLLIETDISINKAQTAFTMSKDAEKEVEELTIELQRLKEVFDLANATCQDAEERKKNTLMARDEDCLSWEKDLRQSDKELNQISLDLCSFQELQSKYDTSAIMLLSLKNELAACLGAKPIGEAQEQESGTHKPMQEEVIIMLKNDLEEHRKSIAKVTDELCVLKATAELLKSQLNEEKAALAATQQVEAMASTTIQSLKMDIKLSQQELEAVHVKSKECRDRMDKVLQDASQEVDEAKIIATKAREELRKTKEEVEQAKAALSTMEFKLEAVLRDIQAAKESERLALNTLRTLEDSKVSVNVKQGSSQMITLDLDDYTSLIKKSRQAEEPVHEKTAAAIAQVEVAKESESRTLSRLDEIFKALEEQMQALAAAAEQAGRATEGKVAMEQELRKWREENGKRRHKASEAPKPEARASSSAAVAEIVGGETTCTGKEDSCPAASVHPVWDASRRSSPNDVALQAKTKKAKKLAFFPRVNMFLGCWSGRASELRSLSFRM
- the LOC8057659 gene encoding protein WEAK CHLOROPLAST MOVEMENT UNDER BLUE LIGHT 1 isoform X3; its protein translation is MADKKIEGADSSHIVSSTKSLQSSVGPNLIEGTDEDDSNNLQKTVSDNFVASLQQEHPLGLVLENKSNLQEISVEQKIPTGVSDLSPKVDSSELPCSIEVHDGIPSSSKANEPMEAQDDSNTAICMFEASKQQECPISLILTDKKGNLQEVSVEQNVPCGDYVALSPKADGGELTSTNEVPEGFLTSSSRAYESREAQDDSITMDASEVNVCAASYSTLRLIEGVQDEASCIDFGKVTCETPPAILERVKEDKPLVVHRFHKRQMSLGDTQQKVHAPVSRSNTSKHLRMDKTIVDTTSPIESVKVAASKFGGSINWKTHRTQTELQESDHIELDKLKNEISECKHQAEVAEASKLSVLNELERTKKLVNEMKHVLEREQAEEVDVMEDLELVQFILQAMEGVACNDSAVVGEKLNNIQERHKPLIAKVMSVKDELRKVQKDYDSLLIETDISINKAQTAFTMSKDAEKEVEELTIELQRLKEVFDLANATCQDAEERKKNTLMARDEDCLSWEKDLRQSDKELNQISLDLCSFQELQSKYDTSAIMLLSLKNELAACLGAKPIGEAQEQESGTHKPMQEEVIIMLKNDLEEHRKSIAKVTDELCVLKATAELLKSQLNEEKAALAATQQVEAMASTTIQSLKMDIKLSQQELEAVHVKSKECRDRMDKVLQDASQEVDEAKIIATKAREELRKTKEEVEQAKAALSTMEFKLEAVLRDIQAAKESERLALNTLRTLEDSKVSVNVKQGSSQMITLDLDDYTSLIKKSRQAEEPVHEKTAAAIAQVEVAKESESRTLSRLDEIFKALEEQMQALAAAAEQAGRATEGKVAMEQELRKWREENGKRRHKASEAPKPEARASSSAAVAEIVGGETTCTGKEDSCPAASVHPVWDASRRSSPNDVALQAKTKKAKKLAFFPRVNMFLGCWSGRASELRSLSFRM